The Subtercola sp. PAMC28395 genome segment CTTGCGCGGTTTCGAACAGGGCACCATGGCGGAGTTGGCGGCCGTGCCGGAGAAGCAAGTCTTTCGGGTTCCCGACTCCGTCACCTTCAGCCAGGCCTCGATGATCGAACCGCTCTCGAACGCGCTGCATGTCATCAACCGATCAGGCATTCTGCTCGGCGACACGGTGGTGATTTTCGGCGCCGGCACACTTGGCCTATGCATCCTGCAAGGGGCGCGGCTCGCCGGGGCGGGCAGGATCATCGTCAGCGACACCTCCCCTCACCGCCTGCAGGTTGCACGCTCACTGGGCGCCGATGTCATCGTGAATCCGGTCGAGCAGTCAGTGCGAGACGAGGTCCGAGCCCTGACCAGAAGCGAAGGCGCAGATGTGGTGATCGAGTCGGTCGGCATCGATGCAACCTACCAAGAGGCGATCCACACCGTGCGCAAGCGCGGAAGAGTGATGTTCTTCGGTGCAGTGCAAGATACCGTCACCGTCGATCTGCTACCCATCTTGCACAAGGAGATCACGATCATCGGCTGCACCGGCGCGAATGACGAGACCCAGGTTGCCATCGATATGGTTGCAGCCGGCCGAATCAACCTCGACGCCCTCCTGACGCACCAGTTCGATCTTGCACACGCTCAGGAGGCCTTCGACACTCTGACGAATCCGGCGAACAACGCGATAAAAGTTCAGGTTACTCCGTAGTGGCGGGTCACCGCCGCTCCCGCCCGACGCCGCTGCGATCAGCCGGCATCGTTCTGACCTGGGTGATTGTGCTGAGCAGCCTGCTACCGCTGCTGTGGCTGCTCTCGACCTCGCTCAAGACGGCATCCGATGCCTTCGCATCACCCCCGCTGTTCATCTTCACCCCGACGTTCGAAAACTTCACGGCCGTACTCGGCGGCGGCGACTTTCTTGCCGCCTACAAGAACAGCATCATCGTCGTGATCGCCACCACTGCGCTGTCGTTGCTCTTCGGTATCACAGCCGGCTACACCCTGGCCCGAACCACGGGCAAAGTGACACGAACCATGGGCACGTGGATCATCCTGGTGCGAATGGCACCCGCCATGGGGTTTGCTCTTCCGTTCTTTCTCATGTTCCGATTCTTCGGTCTGCTCGACAGTTATCTCGCCCTTGTGCTCGTGTACATGACGATCACGCTCCCTTTCGTCACATGGATCATGTCCGGGTACTTCCGGTCGATCCCCGTCGAACTCGAAGAAGCGGCACGGATGGACGGATGCACGCGAGTGCAGGCACTGTTCCGTGTAATCGTGCCTTCCTCATGGCCGGGCATCGCAACCTGCGCCATCTTCTCGTTCATCATGTCGTGGAACGAGTTCTTCTACCCCCTCGTTCTGGCAGGCCGGAACACCAGTACAGCACCGGTCGCACTACAGGGGTTCATCAGTTCCACCGGCGTCAACTGGGGGCAGCTGTCTGCCGCGTCGATCCTCGTCGTACTCCCCGTGCTCGTCTTCACCATCTTCACCCAAAAGGGCCTCGTCCGAGGCCTTACTGCAGGAGCTATCAAGTAAAGGAGCACCATCCATGCGACACCACAAAGCTGTTCTGCGGGGCACCGCAATCGCACTCACCGCCTTCACAGCGGTTGCTCTTTCAGGATGCTCTGGCCAGGCGTCGAGTAGTTCGGCTACGTATTCCCCCGACAACGTCAAAGGCCAGACCGTCAACATTCTGATGATCGACACCGGCTCGACCAAAGAACTCAAAGACGTCTACGTGCCGAAGTTTGAAGAGCAGACCGGCATCAAAGTCAACGTCGAACTGGTACCCGAAGCCGGAATGGACGCGAAGCTCGCGCTGTCGCTGGGAAGTGGCTCGAACCAGTACGACGTGATCGAGGCAGGAGCGAAGAACCTGCCCACGCTAGTCGCATCGCAATGGATCAGCCCGCTCGACAGCTACCTGGGCGACGCGACCGCAACACCGGCGAGCTACACAGCGGGCTTTCAGCCCTCGCTCTTGAAGTCGCTCGAAAACGATGGCAAGTCCTATACCATGCCCTATCAGGTCGGTGCTGACCTTCTCTACTACAACAAGTCCATGTTCACCGCCGCCGGCCTCGACCCAGCAAACCCGCCGCACACGATGACCGACATCGTGGCAGCCGCACAGAAACTCAACAAGCCCGACCAGGGCCAGGCCGGCTTCGTCGGTCGCGGCACTCGCGAAGGCAACGAGAATTCTTTCTCGTGGATCATGATGTGGCTCCTCAATGGTGGGCGCTGGCTGGGCGACGACGGTAACGCCAAGTACGACGTACTGACCACGCCAGAGGCCATCACCACCACGGAACAGTACAAGAAGCTCATGGTCGACTACGGGCCGGCTGGTTCAGCGAACTACGGTTACGTCGAGGCGCAGTCCGCCATGCAGCAAGGCAAAGCGGCCATGTGGATAGATGGTGCACCCGTAGGCCCCCCGCTTGAAGACCCTTCGGCCTCGAAGATCGCCGGGGATGTCGGATACTCCGCCCTGAGCGGTGAAGGCGACAACTACATCGCGGGCGCAGTCTGGGGATTCTCGATGGTCAAGGGCACCAAGGTCGACCAAGCCGCCTGGCAACTGATCAAGTACCTCACCGACGAAAACGTCGCAGTCGGGCAAGCCGTTTCAGGTAAGAGCTCACCGGCGCGTTCTGACGTCCTCGAGAACCCCGACGTGCAGAAGGCTTACAACCCTGAATATCTTGCCGCGATCAAAGACGCCATCGGCCACGCGAACTCTGTCTACTCCCCCGTCATTCCCCAGGGCACCCAGATTCGCGGAGCACTGTCACTCGCCTTGTCGAAGATCTTGAGCGATCAATCCGACATCGAGACATCGATGAATGAAGCCAACGACGAAGTGAAGAAGATCGTTCAGTGACGACGCAACTGACCCGGGAGCGGGCTCCAGTGCCGCTAGCTCCCGGGTTTCTCAAGCGAGACGACAACACGACCTGGTATCTGCTGATTGGGGTACCGTTCGCGCTGCTCTTCCTGCTCACGGCCGTACCGCTGGCGCTATCGCTTTACACCTCCCTGCTCGACTGGAACCTAGGCGATCCGGCTGGCGCGACCTTCGTCGGCCTACAGAACTTTCTCGACCTGATGGTCGACGGGGCGTTCTGGCACGCGTTGCTGCTCACTGCCTACCAGGTGATCGTGACGGTGGTCGTCCAGGTTTCGCTTGGCACATGCATCGCTCTGCTTCTCTCCCAGGAGTTCAAGGGCGCACAGTTCTTGCGCTCGGTCTACCTGATCCCCATGATGACTACTCCGGTGGTTGTCGGGCTGATGTGGCGGATGCTCTTCAACACCGACTCAGGAATGGTGAACTACCTTCTCTCCCTGGTGGGAATCGGCCCCGTCAATTGGCTTGGTGATGCCGCAACAGCGATGCCTGCGGTCATCGGTTCGGATGTCTGGCTGTCTACCCCGTTCGTCGTCGTCATACTGCTGGCCGGGCTGCGCTCGATACCCGGCGAGGTATTCGAAGCCGGGCAAGTCGACGGCGCGGGCGGTTTCAGGATGTTCTGGAACATCACCCTGCCGCTCCTGAAGCCGATGATCCTGCTCGCCGTCTTGTTCCGCACGATGGACGCCATCCGCCGATTCGACACGATCTATGTGATGACCGGTGGCGGGCCGGGAAACTCCACCGAAACGCTCGACCTGTTCGCCTACTTCAACGCTTTCACCTATCTCGAAGTCGGGAAGGGCGCTGCGATAGCAACGGTCATGCTCATCATCATCTTTCTCATCTCCTTTCCCATCTTGCGCACCATCCAAAGAGCCAACTGATTCCCTATCGACGAAGGAGACCCATGTATACGACCGTTCCCCACTGGATTGACGGTGCCGAGTACACTGCCACCGACACTCGCACGGCCGAGGTGACTGATCCGGCAGAAGGAGTCGTCACCCGGAACGTTGCTCTCGCATCGAGCGGGGATGTCGCGCTGGCCGTGCAGGCAGCAACCGACGCATTCCCGGGCTGGCGAGACACGTCGCTGGCAAAGCGCACGGCCATCCTGTTCAGATTCCGGGAACTCCTGAACGAACGAAAGCCTGAGTTGGCGGCACTGATCACAGCCGAACACGGCAAGATCCTCTCCGACGCCCTCGCCGAGGTATCGCGCGGTCAAGAAGTCGTCGAGTTCGCCTGCGGCATCGCGCAACTCGTGAAGGGCGAGTTCTCAGAGAACGTCTCGACGAACGTCGATGTGCATTCTGTACGCGCCCCACTCGGCCCCGTCGCCATTATCTCCCCGTTCAATTTCCCTGCCATGGTGCCGATGTGGTTCTTTCCCATCGCAATCGCGGCGGGCAACACCGTCATACTCAAGCCTTCGGAGAAGGTTCCAAGTGCGGCGGTCTGGATCGCTCGACTGTGGGCCGAGGCAGGGCTTCCCGATGGAGTGTTCAACGTGGTCAATGGCGACAAGGTCGCTGTGGATGCTCTGCTGACGCACCCCGACATCAAGAGCATCTCGTTCGTGGGCTCTACGCCGATCGCCCGGTACGTCTACGAGACGGGTAGCGCGCACGGCAAGCGTGTTCAGGCCCTCGGTGGCGCGAAGAACCACATGGTCGTGATGCCTGATGCCGACCTCGATCTCGCGGCAGACGAGGCAGTGAATGGCGGTTTCGGGTCGGCGGGCGAACGGTGCATGGCCGTGTCGACCGTTGTCGCGGTCGGGCCGATTGCAGACCGGCTCGCCGAAAAGATCGCTCAGCGCGCCCGCTCGTTGCGCACAGGGGACGGCCGTCGCGACTGCGACATGGGCCCGCTCGTCACGGCGGCGTCGAAGGAGCGAGTAACCGGATTAATCGCCTCGGGTATCGAACAAGGCGCAACACTCGTCGTCGACGGCCGAGAGATCTCAGTTGACGCGCCCAGCACGGGGTTCTTCGTCGGCCCCACATTGTTCGACCATGTGACGACCGACATGAAGATCTACACCGAAGAGATCTTCGGGCCGGTTCTGCTGATTATCCGGGTTGACACACTGCAGGAAGCGATCCGGCTCGTCAACAGCAATCCGTACGGCAATGGCACGTCGATCTTCACCGGCGATGGCCGAGCCGCCCGCGCCTTCCAGAACGAGATCGAAGTGGGCATGGTCGGCGTCAACGTGCCAGTGCCCGTGCCTGTTGCGTATTACTCCTTCGGTGGCTGGAAGGACTCGTTGTTCGGCGACTCGCACGCTCACGGTGCCGACGGCGTGAAGTTCTTCACTCGCGCAAGGGTCGTCACCTCGCGCTGGCCACTAGGCGCTGGCACGGGAATCAATTTGGGCTTTCCCGTAAACGGCTGACCGCGGTCGCCAATGTAACATTCATGTTTCATTTCTGTTCTAACGATCATTTTTTTTGTATTGTTTGTTCACCTAGTAATCCGACCCGAGTATCTAAAGCTCAGGGCAACCTCTGGCTCTTCAAAGGAGAAAAGATGTTCCGCACAACCAAGGTGGCGCTGGTAGCCGCCATCGGTACAGCCTCGATGCTCGCACTTTCGGCGTGCTCGGCTGGCAGCCCCTCCGCGACCGACGCCCCGGTCAGCTCGATCAAGTTCGTCGCCGCAGAGTACAGCGACAACACGTCGGCTTATTGGACCGATGTAGCCAAGCGGTTCACCGCGAAGACCGGCATCAAGGTCGACCTCCAGGTCATCGGCTGGAGCGACATTCACCAGCAGGTCAGCACCATGATTCAGACGAATCAGATTCCCGACATTCTCAACCTCGATTCGTTCTCGCAGTATGCTGCCGATGACCTGCTCTACCCGGCAAGCGACATCGAGACCTCGGCACTGGCCACGAACATCCCCCAGAACTTGGCGACATCGGGTTCCTACAATGGCACCCAGTACGCGCTGCCCTTCGTCGGGAGCGCGTCAACCCTGTTCTACAACACCGACCTGTTCGCTCAGGCGGGAATCTCAGGGCCTCCGACGACACTCGACGAGCTGGCCACCGACGCGAAGAAGATCTCTGCTCTGCCAGGAAAAGCAGGATTCGCCCTGTCGCTGAGCCCCGAAGCGCCGCACATCGACTACTCCACCTTCATGTTCAACATGGGCGGCGCCTACATGAAAGACGGCAAGTGGACCGTCGACTCCGCCGAGAACGTCACCGCACTACAATTTCTGAACAAGCTCACCGCCGACGGAGCAACCGAAGTGAACCCGGGTAACACTGGTCGCGTCGACGGCACCTGGCAGTTGTTCCAGTCAGGAACCGCCGGCATGGTGATTGGCCAGAGCGCGCTCGACGAGCGCATGAAGGGCAACGGCGTAAAGTATGCGACCGCACCGTTTCCCTCCGCTTCCGGAGTGAAGCCGACTAGCCTCGCGATCGCCGACTACATCATGGGGTTCAAGAAGCCGGGCAACCAAGACGCCGTCAAACAGTTCCTGGACTTCGCTCTCGCGCAGGAGAATTACGCACCCCTGATCAGCGACACGGGCCTGCTGCCGGTAACGACCGACCTCCAGGCCAAGCTTGCCGCTGACCCCACTGCAGGGCCATACATCACCGCCTTACAGTCCGCCAGCTTCGCTCCCGTCGGAGAGCCGAACTGGGACAAGGTGCTCGGCGAGATGAAGAACTCGCTGGGGCTCGCCGTCAGCGGCAAAGATCCCAAGGACATCCTTTCCCAGATCCAAGCTGTCGCCACCGCGAACTGATGTCGACAACCGTCAGAGTGCCTGCTGACCGGGCCGCAACCCGGCCCGGTCAGCAGGCTCCGGCCAGTCGTGCCGCACGAAAACGACGCAACTCCCCCAACCGCTTGCGGACGTTGTCTCTGCTGGCGTGGATCGGGCCTAGCGTCGCGCTCGTTGTTGCGGTCGTCGTCTATCCCCTATTTGAGACACTGCGGGCGGCATTCCAGAAGTTCTCGCTGACGGGCGCCGTGAAAGGTTGGGCCGGATTCGCGAACTTCGAGAAGATCTTCTCCGATCCCGACCTCACTCGAGTGTTGATCAACACTCTGATCTGGGTGGTCTGCGGCGTCGCGATCACGACGCTGCTCGCTCTTCCGATGGGCCAACTTCTCAACAGGGAATTCCGCGGCCGCCGTCTGCTTCGCATCGCGCTCATCGTGCCGTGGGCCACCTCGGTAGTCATGACGGCGATCGGGTTCCGATGGATCTTGAACTACTACTATGGCGTGCTCAACCCTTTTCTGATGAGCCTCCATATCATCGATGCGCCGGTCGATTGGTTGGGCGACGAGCGCACCATCATGCCGGTGATGATCTTCACCGCCGTCTTCATCTCTCTCCCCTTCACCTCGTTCGCGGTGCTCGCAGGACTCAAGGGCATTCCAGAAGAGGTCAAAGAAGCGAGTCAGATCGACGGGGCAAGTCGTTGGCAGGCCTACCGGCACATCACACTTCCCCTGCTGAGGGGACCGCTCATGGTCACCGTACTGCTGAACTCCATCTGGATTTTCAACTCCTTCCCGATCATCTACGTGCTGAACAAGAGCAACCCGGGCTACCAGAACGACACGACGATCACCTTCATGTACAAGATCGCCTTCCTCACCGATCGCGACATCGGCGCCGGTGCAGCCATGGCTGTATTCAACGTGCTGATCATCGGAGTGTGTGTCGCGTTCTACGTGCGCCGCGCGAGACTGGAGTAATCGATGACAAAGTCGAAATTGGCGTCCGTAGCCCTCACCCTCATCGCGCTCGCGCTCTCACTGCTGCTTCTCAGTCCCTATCTGGTGATGCTGCTTACCTCGTTCAAACCGAGCAGCGAACTCGTTTCCGTTCCGGGAACTCTCTTCCCGAAGAACTGGGACTTCAGCAACTACATCAACATGTGGACTGCGGCACCCGTTGCGCAGTACCTGGCGAACTCGCTTCTCGTCGCCGGGGTGTCTACTGTTCTCGTCTTGCTGATCGCGGTTCCTGCCGCGTATGCGACAGCGAGGTTCACTTTTCCCGGCCGCCGCAGCTATCTCTTCTTCATTCTCATCGCGCAAATTCTGGCCCCCATCGCGCTGATAGTCGGCCTGTATCGGGAGTTCGCGACCCTCGGACTTCTCGACAGCCTGCCGGCGCTGATTATCATCAACACCGCATTCAACCTGTCATTCGCAATTTGGCTGCTGCGTGGGTTCATCTCAACCGTTCCTGCGACGCTTGAAGAAGCGGCGTGGATGGACGGCTCGTCGAGAATCCGGGCACTCTGGACGATCGTGCTGCCGGTCATCCGGCCTGGACTCGTGACGGCCGGCATCTACGCATTCATCGCGGGCTGGAATGAGTTCATCGTGGCCCTCACCCTCATCAGCAGCGAAGACAAGAAGACTCTGCAGGTGGGAATCACCCAGTTCATCGGGCGAGACAACATTCAGTGGCAGTACCTGTTTGGAACCTCGCTCGTCGCAATCATCCCGGTCGTCGTTCTGTTTCTGTTCGTCGAGAAACATCTCGTCGGCGGCCTGACCGAAGGCAGCGTGAAATGACGAACAACATCTCGGGCGGTCTCGCCTACACCATCGGCACTCTAGACCCCTACGACGCGGCGACGTCGGGCGGGGTCGCTGTTCTCGATCACGTTCACGACACGCTTCGCCGTCGCGACCCAGCCACCGGGCGGCTCGACGGCGGCTTGGCCGAAGGTACTCTCGTTCGCGTGGGTGAGCACGAGTACGAACTCACTCTCAGACCGGATGCTCTCTTCAATGACGGCACAGAGGTGACTGCCGAAGACGCCGCCGCCGCGGTGCGCACCATGGTGCAGGCCACGGGCGAGAAAGGTCAGCTTCTCGGAGAGTCGCTTCGGGCCGTGCGGGATGCCCTTGCTGTCGGCGAACGCACGCTGCGCTTGCACACCGCAGGACCGATGCCGCTTCTCGACGAACGTCTGGCCCTAGTGCGCGTCATTCCGCAACACTGGCAAAATTCGGGTCTGCGGCGCGCGTATGCGCCCGCTACCGGTCCGTACCGCATCGTCGAAGCGAGCAGCGCGACCGTCGCACTCGAACCTGCAGAGACATACCCCGGAGCGAGCTTGCGTCCTCTGCTGACGCTGAGAGCAAGCCCTGACGCCTCAGAGCGGCTCGATGGGTTGTTGGGAGGCGAGTTCGACGCCATCGAAGACCCGTCGCCGACATCAGAGTCGCGGATCAGCCTGCGATCTGATCTTGAGTTTGGTCGCCAAGAGAGCCAGAACATTTTGTGGCTTATGTTCAATTGCGCCGACCAGCGGTTGAAAGATGTTCGGGTGCGGCGGGCGATCGTTCACGCGCTCGATCGCGACGGACTTTCCCGGCATGCCAATGGCGGCGATCTGGTGCCGGCCGACTCGCTGCTTCCTTCGTGGCACGCAGACTACGCACCCTGCCCCATGTACCCGCAGTCCGACGTCACGGCCGCGAAAGAACTTTTAGCCGCCGCAGGATACGGCAGCGGCCTCGAGTTGCGTCTTGCCGTCTCGAGCGCGAGTTGGGTAGAGGCGAACGCCGATACGGTCGTCAGCCAGCTGGCCAGAGCCGGAATCGATGTCACCGTCACCGTCGCCCACACCGCCGATCTTTTCTCGGCCGAGGTGCCCGCGGGCGACTACGACCTCCTACTCAGTTCGGGTGACCCGAGCGTGTACGGGGTAGACGGTGAGTTCGTCCTCCGCTGGTATCTGGGACGCACCTGGGCTCGCGGATACTGTCATTGGCAGGACCCCGTGGCAGACGAACTCGAATCGCTTTTCGACCAAGCCTCCATCGCTCCGCGTGATCTCCAGCGGGACTTGCTCGCCACGGCCCAGCGCCTGTGCGCCGAACAGGTGCCGATCGCTCCCCTTGGTCATCGAAAGCAACCGAGCGCGTGGTCTACCCGGTTGACCGGGTTCAGACCGTCTCGCACCACGGGCCTGAATCTGCGCACCCCGTTTCGAGGCTGACCGTAAATATTGTCAATATGAACATGATTTATGTATAAACTAAACATGCATCAAACATTCCGGGACAGCCGGAATCTTCGAAAGGAATTACATTGACCTGGCTCGACAACCTCTTTCCGGTGCGAAAGCCCGTCATCGCGATGTTGCACCTGCAGGCACTGCCGGGCGACCCCGCCTTCAACTCCCTTGGGGGTATGCGCTCAGTGATCGACGCCGCCCGGCGGGATCTCGACGCGCTGCAATCCGGCGGCGTAGACGGGCTGCTGATCTCGAACGAATTCAGCCTGCCCTACCTCACGAAGACAGAGCCGCTCACTGCGATCAGCATGGCGACGATCATCGGTGAACTCTCTGACGAGATCACCATCCCGTTCGGCGTCAACGTACTGTGGGATGGCATCGCCTCACTCGATCTCGCTGCCGCGACAGGCGCGCAGTACGTTCGCGAGATCTTCACGGGGGTCTACGCCAGTGACTTCGGCCTGTGGGACACGAACGTCGGGGCTACCGCACGGCACCGAGCCCGGATCGGAGCCAGCGATGTCAAAATGATCTTCAACATCGTGCCAGAGGCCACGGCGTATCTCGGTTCGCGGTCGCTCGCTGACATCGCCGTGTCGACCGTGTTCAATGCCAAACCCGACGCGATCTGCGTGTCGGGCCTCACTGCCGGCGCAGCAACAGACAGCGCTTCACTGAGAGTCGTGAAAGAAAACGCAGGCGACACCCCAGTCATCGTGAATACCGGCGTGCGAGCAGAGACCGCCGAACTTCAACTCTCCATCGCTGATGCAGCGATCGTCGGCACGGCACTCAAGGTCGATGGAAAATTCGAGAACGCCGCAGACGAGAAACGGGTGCGTGAGCTGATGAGCGCCGTGCGCGATGTGCGGATGAGTCGAGTCTGACGCAGACTGCGCAAGGATCGAGTCATGGCACTCCTTATCGGTTTCGACCTCGGAACCTTCGAAGCGAAGGGCGTTCTCGTCAATGAGACGGGTGAGGTGCGGGCGAGCTCGGTACGGTCCTACAGCATCATCACGCCGAAACCGGGATTCGTTGAGCATGACGCCGAACTCCACTGGTGGGGCAGCTTCTGCGAGATCGTCGGCGAACTACTGAGCTCTGTTGCCGAGGGCGAATCCGTCGCGGCAGTCGCGTGCAGTGGAATCGGCCCCAGCGTTCTGCCGGTCGATGCGTCCGGGCATCCACTTCGCAACGCAATTCTCTACGGCATCGACACGCGAGCGACCCTTCAGATCGCTCGCATCGAGGACGCACTCGGTCGCGAGGTGATTCACGCCCGCAGCGGCAATGATCTATCGAGCCAGTCTGCGGGACCGAAGATCGCGTGGATCCATGACAACGAATCCGAGGTATACAGCCGAACGCACCGTTTTGTGACGAGCCAGAGCTTTCTCGTCGGCCGCCTCACCGATCGATGGGTGATGGACTACGGCACCGCAGCCTACTTTCACCCGTTGTACGAGCTGGCTGAAGGCAGATGGAACACGGCTGGCTGTGAGTGGTTCGTCGACGACGACCAGCTTCCCGAGCTGGCCTGGGCCGGCGAGGTAGCCGGCGCGGTCTCCAGGGCGGCAGCGGGGGCCACCGGTCTGGCTGAGGGCACACCGGTGCTGGTGGGCACAAGCGATGCTCTCGCCGAGGCATTCAGCTGCGGCGCTCTCGATCCTGGCGACCTGATGGTCATGTACGGGTCGAGCCACTTCTTCATTCAGGTGGTAGATCGTGCTGTCACCAATGCCGGGCTGTACGCGGCGCCCTACCTCTTCGAGGGCTCGTACGTGCTTGCCGCGGGCACGTCGACGGCCGGAACCATCACTCGCTGGTTCGTCGACATACTCGGGCTGGAGCAGAACACGGACGGCGCCGTGTTCACCGAACTCGCAATCGAGGCCGGGCAGTCCCCGCCCGGCGCCAACGAACTTCTCGCGCTGCCGCACTTCAGCGGGGAACGCACACCACTGAACGACCCGGATGCTCGCGGGATGCTTGCTGGCCTGACAGTCAGACACACTAGGGCCGATGTCTACCGGTCGTTGCTCGAGGGAATCGGCTACGGCGTCGCAGATGTGTTCGCGTGCTATGCAGACGCCGGCGTGCCTCCTCACCGCATTCTCGCGGTCGGCGGTGGCACGAAGAACTCTGTGTGGCTCTCACTCGTCTCAGATATGTCGGGTCTCGCGCAGGAGGTGTGCCACGGCAACGGCGCATCGTATGGCGACGCGATGCTCGCTGCCGTGGCCGTGGGCCTGGTGCCGAGCCCGCGTGCGGTCGCTGCCTGGGCGAAGACGTCGGCGCGAATCATCCCTGACGCCGCTCGTACTCGTTTTTACAGCGAGCGCACTTTGCTCTGGCACGAACTGCAGACAGCCATGCAACCCATAGCTCACCAATTAGCGCGTCTATCCTCGAAAGGTAACTGATACGTGTCAGACCGCATGCCCGAGCACTCTTGGTCGACCGTGGCAGAAGCCGTGGCAGATGGGCTTCACATCGCCTCCGGAGACAAGGTCGGAGTCTTTCTGACCGATGCCGGCAGCTTCGCGATCGTGGAGTCGTTCTGCGCCGCGGTGTACCGTCGCGGAGCAGTACCCCATGTTCTGCTGACCGACGAGCGGCTCGATACCCTCGGCCTTCGGTTCGCGTCGAGCGAAGTGCTCGAGTCTCCATCAGCTATCGAGATGGCGTCGCTACGGGAATCCGACGTGCACGTCTCGTTCCGCGGAATGCTGCCACCGGCCGGCCTCGAAGGCTTCAGCGAGCCGGAGGTGGCCACTCGGGTGGCAGCCCTGCGGCGTGCAAAAGGCCAGGTTTCTTCAGCGCGCTGGGAGAAGGG includes the following:
- a CDS encoding ABC transporter substrate-binding protein, translating into MFRTTKVALVAAIGTASMLALSACSAGSPSATDAPVSSIKFVAAEYSDNTSAYWTDVAKRFTAKTGIKVDLQVIGWSDIHQQVSTMIQTNQIPDILNLDSFSQYAADDLLYPASDIETSALATNIPQNLATSGSYNGTQYALPFVGSASTLFYNTDLFAQAGISGPPTTLDELATDAKKISALPGKAGFALSLSPEAPHIDYSTFMFNMGGAYMKDGKWTVDSAENVTALQFLNKLTADGATEVNPGNTGRVDGTWQLFQSGTAGMVIGQSALDERMKGNGVKYATAPFPSASGVKPTSLAIADYIMGFKKPGNQDAVKQFLDFALAQENYAPLISDTGLLPVTTDLQAKLAADPTAGPYITALQSASFAPVGEPNWDKVLGEMKNSLGLAVSGKDPKDILSQIQAVATAN
- a CDS encoding carbohydrate ABC transporter permease, which gives rise to MTTQLTRERAPVPLAPGFLKRDDNTTWYLLIGVPFALLFLLTAVPLALSLYTSLLDWNLGDPAGATFVGLQNFLDLMVDGAFWHALLLTAYQVIVTVVVQVSLGTCIALLLSQEFKGAQFLRSVYLIPMMTTPVVVGLMWRMLFNTDSGMVNYLLSLVGIGPVNWLGDAATAMPAVIGSDVWLSTPFVVVILLAGLRSIPGEVFEAGQVDGAGGFRMFWNITLPLLKPMILLAVLFRTMDAIRRFDTIYVMTGGGPGNSTETLDLFAYFNAFTYLEVGKGAAIATVMLIIIFLISFPILRTIQRAN
- a CDS encoding carbohydrate ABC transporter permease; protein product: MAGHRRSRPTPLRSAGIVLTWVIVLSSLLPLLWLLSTSLKTASDAFASPPLFIFTPTFENFTAVLGGGDFLAAYKNSIIVVIATTALSLLFGITAGYTLARTTGKVTRTMGTWIILVRMAPAMGFALPFFLMFRFFGLLDSYLALVLVYMTITLPFVTWIMSGYFRSIPVELEEAARMDGCTRVQALFRVIVPSSWPGIATCAIFSFIMSWNEFFYPLVLAGRNTSTAPVALQGFISSTGVNWGQLSAASILVVLPVLVFTIFTQKGLVRGLTAGAIK
- a CDS encoding zinc-binding dehydrogenase; this translates as MKAAVIRRDSGRKVLVTENLADPQHGEHEVLIRIRASGICGSDLHGFTDSEGTARRDGLIMGHEGAGDVVAVGAGVTRVSVGDRVTIDPQVSCGECVPCSQGLISICDRKRVIGSSLRGFEQGTMAELAAVPEKQVFRVPDSVTFSQASMIEPLSNALHVINRSGILLGDTVVIFGAGTLGLCILQGARLAGAGRIIVSDTSPHRLQVARSLGADVIVNPVEQSVRDEVRALTRSEGADVVIESVGIDATYQEAIHTVRKRGRVMFFGAVQDTVTVDLLPILHKEITIIGCTGANDETQVAIDMVAAGRINLDALLTHQFDLAHAQEAFDTLTNPANNAIKVQVTP
- a CDS encoding sugar ABC transporter substrate-binding protein, which encodes MRHHKAVLRGTAIALTAFTAVALSGCSGQASSSSATYSPDNVKGQTVNILMIDTGSTKELKDVYVPKFEEQTGIKVNVELVPEAGMDAKLALSLGSGSNQYDVIEAGAKNLPTLVASQWISPLDSYLGDATATPASYTAGFQPSLLKSLENDGKSYTMPYQVGADLLYYNKSMFTAAGLDPANPPHTMTDIVAAAQKLNKPDQGQAGFVGRGTREGNENSFSWIMMWLLNGGRWLGDDGNAKYDVLTTPEAITTTEQYKKLMVDYGPAGSANYGYVEAQSAMQQGKAAMWIDGAPVGPPLEDPSASKIAGDVGYSALSGEGDNYIAGAVWGFSMVKGTKVDQAAWQLIKYLTDENVAVGQAVSGKSSPARSDVLENPDVQKAYNPEYLAAIKDAIGHANSVYSPVIPQGTQIRGALSLALSKILSDQSDIETSMNEANDEVKKIVQ
- a CDS encoding CoA-acylating methylmalonate-semialdehyde dehydrogenase codes for the protein MYTTVPHWIDGAEYTATDTRTAEVTDPAEGVVTRNVALASSGDVALAVQAATDAFPGWRDTSLAKRTAILFRFRELLNERKPELAALITAEHGKILSDALAEVSRGQEVVEFACGIAQLVKGEFSENVSTNVDVHSVRAPLGPVAIISPFNFPAMVPMWFFPIAIAAGNTVILKPSEKVPSAAVWIARLWAEAGLPDGVFNVVNGDKVAVDALLTHPDIKSISFVGSTPIARYVYETGSAHGKRVQALGGAKNHMVVMPDADLDLAADEAVNGGFGSAGERCMAVSTVVAVGPIADRLAEKIAQRARSLRTGDGRRDCDMGPLVTAASKERVTGLIASGIEQGATLVVDGREISVDAPSTGFFVGPTLFDHVTTDMKIYTEEIFGPVLLIIRVDTLQEAIRLVNSNPYGNGTSIFTGDGRAARAFQNEIEVGMVGVNVPVPVPVAYYSFGGWKDSLFGDSHAHGADGVKFFTRARVVTSRWPLGAGTGINLGFPVNG
- a CDS encoding carbohydrate ABC transporter permease, translating into MSTTVRVPADRAATRPGQQAPASRAARKRRNSPNRLRTLSLLAWIGPSVALVVAVVVYPLFETLRAAFQKFSLTGAVKGWAGFANFEKIFSDPDLTRVLINTLIWVVCGVAITTLLALPMGQLLNREFRGRRLLRIALIVPWATSVVMTAIGFRWILNYYYGVLNPFLMSLHIIDAPVDWLGDERTIMPVMIFTAVFISLPFTSFAVLAGLKGIPEEVKEASQIDGASRWQAYRHITLPLLRGPLMVTVLLNSIWIFNSFPIIYVLNKSNPGYQNDTTITFMYKIAFLTDRDIGAGAAMAVFNVLIIGVCVAFYVRRARLE